From the genome of Halomonas sp. LR3S48:
GGCGCAGCGAAGGCGAAAGCGTGCTGTTCTGCCAGGACCGCGACCCGAGCCTGGAGGCCTGGACCGGCATACGGTTGGGGGCCGAGGGGGCCATGCGCGAACACGGCGTCGACCAAGCCTTCGAGAACGCCGAACGCGACGAGCGCCTGGAGGCGCTGCTGGATGGCCGCCCTACCCTCTACCTGCTGCTTGGCGATGCCGATGCCCTGGCCCTGGCCGATGACGTGCGGGGGCGCCTGTCCGCCCGGGCTCGTCGCGGTGCCCAGCCGCCGCGAAGCTATGTCGACCTAGCCCCGTTGCTGCATGAGCAGCGCCTGATCAAGAGCGAGGGTGAGCTGGCCCTGCTGCGCCATGCGGCCAGGATCTCTGCCCAGGCGCATCGACGCGCCATGCGCACAGCCCGCCCCGGCCTTGCCGAGTACCACCTCCAGGCCGAACTGGAGCACGAGTTCCGCTGGCACGGCGGCACCGGGCCGGCTTATGCCAGCATCGTGGGTGGCGGTGCCAACGCCTGTGTGCTGCACTACATCGAGAATAACGCGCCGTTACACGACGGCGAACTGGTGCTGATCGACGCCGGTACCGAGTTCGACCTCTATGCCGGCGACATCACCCGTACCTTTCCGGTCGGCGGCCGCTTCAGCGATGCCCAGCGTGAATTGTACGAGGTGGTGCTGGCGGCCCAGGAGCGCGCCGTGGCTGCCGTGCGCCCCGGCATTACCCTGACCGAGCTGCACGATGGCGTGGTGCGCGACCTGACCGACGGGTTGATTCAACTGGGCCTGCTCGCGGGTGAGGTCGAGGCGCGCATCGAGGATGAGAGCTACAAGCGCTTCTACCTGCACTCGACCTCGCACTGGTTGGGGCTCGACGTTCATGACGTGGGCGACTATCGCCTCGAGGGCAAGCCGCGGCCGCTGGAGCCGGGCATGGTGCTGACGGTGGAACCGGGGTTGTACCTCCCTGCCGACGAGGACGTCCCCCCACGGTTTCGCGGCATCGGCATTCGGATCGAGGACGATGTGGCTGTCACGCGAGAGGGGCACGAAGTGTTGACTGCCGATGTGCCCAAGCGAGCGGCGGAAATCGAAGCCTTGATGGCGAAAGAATGATCAAGAGGTGAAAGGGATATCATGAAATTACGTAATTTACGTTACGTCATGCGAGGCCATAGCAGCGGGCCAGCCTCATGAAGGCAGCAACCGTGCGCCAGGTGGATATCGCCATCGTCGGCGGTGGTCTGGTGGGTGCCAGCCTGGCCTGTGCCTTGGCGCCACTGATCGAGCGGCATGGTCTTACGGTCGCGGTGATCGAGGCCGCACCCATTCCCGACAGCGCCGCGGCGCCCTGGCAACCCAGCTTCGATGCCCGCTCAAGCGCCATTGCCCAAGGCTCGGCGGAGCGCTTTCGCACCATGGGGCTGTGGTCGGCAATGGCAGAGCAGGCGGCCGCCATCCTGCGCATTCACGTCAGCGAGAGAGGCCGCCTGGGCGTTACCCGACTCACCGCCGCCGAGCTCGACCAGGCGGCGCTGGGCTATGTCGTACCCAATGCGTGGATGGGGCGTGTACTGCATCGGCGTCTGGCCGCGTTGCCCATCGACTGGCACTGTCCGGCCAGCGTGGAGACGATCGTGCCCGAAGCGGAGGGCTATCGACTCGCTCTCTCCACGGGCTGTACGCTGCGGGCTGGCTTGACGGTGTTGGCCGACGGCGGCCGCTCGGGGCTCAAGGAGCAGCTGGGCATCAGCAACGACTCGGCGCCATACGATCAGGTGGCGCTGATCGCCAACGTCGAGATGAGTCAGCCCCATGATGGTGTCGCCTACGAGCGCTTCACACGCCAAGGACCGATTGCCCTGCTGCCGCTGCCGGGGCAGCAGATGACGCTGATTTGGACCCATGTCACGGGGCGCGAAAAAGCACGGCTGGCGCTTGGCGATGGCGACTTTCTCGCTGAACTGCAACGGGCTTTCGGTGACCGCGCCGGGCGCTTTCGCCGTGTCGGCAGCCGCCATGCCTATCCGCTGACGCTGGTCACCGCGCGGGAAACCATTCGCCCGGGGTTGGCGGTGCTGGGAAACGCCGCCCATTCGCTGCATCCTGTGGCCGGCCAGGGCTTCAACCTGGCGCTGCGCGGCGTGACGGACCTGGTGGCCGCGCTGGAACAGGCGCTGGCCGGTGGCGAACCACTCGGCGGCATGCTGACCCTGCGCGACTTCGAGGCCCGACGAATCGTCGACCGGCACCAGGTGATCCGCTTCAGCGATGGCTTGGTGCGCCTGTTCGGTGTCGATAGTGGCCTGCTGGCGCATGCCCGTGCGGCGGGGCTGGTGGGGCTCAACCTGATCGGCCCGCTACGCCGCGGGCTGGCCCGCCGAGCCATGGGGCTGGAGCGCTGAGGCGTATCGAGATGAGACGAGAGAGCGAGCAATGACGGAAACGGCAGAGCAGCAGCCGACAATGCAGTTCGAGGTCATCGTGGTGGGTGGCGGCATGGTGGGGGCCGCTCTGGCGATGCTGCTGGGCCAGGCGGGTGTCGCCGTGGCCCTGCTCGACGCGCGCCCCGAGCCGCTGGACGCCGACGCGGTGGGCAAAGGCCTGCCGGCGATGCGCGTCAGCGCCCTGACGCCGGTGTCCCAGCGGCTGCTCGAAGGCTTGGGTGCCTGGCCGTGGATGGCGGCACGCCGGGTGACACCCTATCGCTACATGCAGGTGTGGGACAGCGAAGGCAGCGGCGAGGTGGGCTTCTCGGCGGAACAGGCCGGTGTGCCGATGCTCGGACATATCGTCGAGAACGATGTGGTCCTGGCGGCCCTCGAACGGGGGCTGGCCGAAGTTCCCACGGTCTCCGTGCGGCTGGGCGCTCGGGTGATCGGGCTGCACGAGGGTCCCGCGGGGCGTGAGGTGATGCTCGATGAAGGGCATCGCCTGTCGGCGCCGCTGGTGGTGGCGGCCGACGGCGCGCGTTCGCCGCTGCGCGAGCTGGCCGGCATCGGCGTGAGCGAGCGGGATACCGGCCACGTGGCCGTGGTAACCACGGTGCGGACCGAGCGCGATCATGGCGGCGTGGCGCGCCAGGTCTTCCTGGCAACCGGTCCGCTGGCGTTCCTGCCGCTGACGGTGGCGGGCGACGCGCGCTACTGTTCGATCGTCTGGTCGACCACTCCCCGAGAGGCCGAGCGGTTGACGGCATTGGCCCCTGCGGCGCTGGGCCGTGAACTTGAGTCCGCCTTCGAAGCGCGCCTGGGCGCGGTGGAGGTCGTCGACCGGGCATTGGCAGTGCCGCTGACCCAGCGGCATGCCGAGCACTACGTTCAGCCGGGTTTCGCCTTGGTGGGCGATGCGGCTCACAGCATCCACCCGCTGGCGGGCCAGGGCGTAAACCTGGGACTGATGGACGCGGCAGTGCTGGCCGAGGAACTCCTCGCCGCCCGGCGTCGTGGCATCGCCCTGGGCGAACCGCGCATGCTGGAGCGCTATGCGCGCCGCCGTCGCGGCGACAACGCCGCGATGCTGGCGCTGATGGATGGCTTCCGGCTATTGTTCGGCACCAGCCATCCGGCGGTGACCCTGTTGCGCAACCTGGGGCTTTCCGGGGTCGACCGGCTCACGCCGGTCAAGCGGCTGCTCATGCAGCAGGCCATCGGTCAGCGCGGAACGTTGCCGAGCTCCTGCCGCTGAGGCCACGCTCCGGTACATTGCCGGAGCGCGGCGCAGTTCATCTCTCTCGCCGCTCCAGCACGTTCAATGCCTTGAGCAGGTTGAGCGCCTCGCCGAGCTGGTAGTCCTCGCGCAATCGGGCGGACGTCTCGCTGGAGGTGCGCGGCTCGCTGCTCGAACGCAGGTGGCCCTCCAGGTCGGCTTCGCGCAGCTGGCGGCTGCCCTCGGTCACTTCGATCCGGCCGCGTACCACGGTGACGTCGGGCTCGATGCCCAGCGCCTGGATCGAGCGTCCGTTGGGCGTGTAGTAGAGCGCGGTGGTCAGCTTCAGCCCCTCGCCGTTGCCCAGCGGCAGGACCTGCTGCACCGAGCCCTTGCCGAAGCTCTCGGTGCCCATGATCACCCCGCGGCGCTGGTCCTGCAGCGCACCGGCAACGATCTCCGCCGCCGAGGCGCTGCCGCCATTGATCAGCACCACCAGCGGCACCTCGGGGGCGACGGTCTCGCGGCTGGCCGAGAAGCGCATCTCGGTATCCGGCAGGCGCCCTTCGGTATAGACCACCAGGCCGCTGTCGAGGAAGGCGTCGGCCACGGCCACGGCGGACTGCAGAACGCCGCCGGGATTGTTGCGCAGGTCGAGGAT
Proteins encoded in this window:
- the pepP gene encoding Xaa-Pro aminopeptidase yields the protein MLPEPLPRPAPIGNDEYRTRREALMKQLPADSAVLLLGASLVTRSRDSDYPFRQNSDFHYLTGFPEPDALLLLLPGRSEGESVLFCQDRDPSLEAWTGIRLGAEGAMREHGVDQAFENAERDERLEALLDGRPTLYLLLGDADALALADDVRGRLSARARRGAQPPRSYVDLAPLLHEQRLIKSEGELALLRHAARISAQAHRRAMRTARPGLAEYHLQAELEHEFRWHGGTGPAYASIVGGGANACVLHYIENNAPLHDGELVLIDAGTEFDLYAGDITRTFPVGGRFSDAQRELYEVVLAAQERAVAAVRPGITLTELHDGVVRDLTDGLIQLGLLAGEVEARIEDESYKRFYLHSTSHWLGLDVHDVGDYRLEGKPRPLEPGMVLTVEPGLYLPADEDVPPRFRGIGIRIEDDVAVTREGHEVLTADVPKRAAEIEALMAKE
- the ubiH gene encoding 2-octaprenyl-6-methoxyphenyl hydroxylase; translated protein: MKAATVRQVDIAIVGGGLVGASLACALAPLIERHGLTVAVIEAAPIPDSAAAPWQPSFDARSSAIAQGSAERFRTMGLWSAMAEQAAAILRIHVSERGRLGVTRLTAAELDQAALGYVVPNAWMGRVLHRRLAALPIDWHCPASVETIVPEAEGYRLALSTGCTLRAGLTVLADGGRSGLKEQLGISNDSAPYDQVALIANVEMSQPHDGVAYERFTRQGPIALLPLPGQQMTLIWTHVTGREKARLALGDGDFLAELQRAFGDRAGRFRRVGSRHAYPLTLVTARETIRPGLAVLGNAAHSLHPVAGQGFNLALRGVTDLVAALEQALAGGEPLGGMLTLRDFEARRIVDRHQVIRFSDGLVRLFGVDSGLLAHARAAGLVGLNLIGPLRRGLARRAMGLER
- a CDS encoding UbiH/UbiF/VisC/COQ6 family ubiquinone biosynthesis hydroxylase, coding for MTETAEQQPTMQFEVIVVGGGMVGAALAMLLGQAGVAVALLDARPEPLDADAVGKGLPAMRVSALTPVSQRLLEGLGAWPWMAARRVTPYRYMQVWDSEGSGEVGFSAEQAGVPMLGHIVENDVVLAALERGLAEVPTVSVRLGARVIGLHEGPAGREVMLDEGHRLSAPLVVAADGARSPLRELAGIGVSERDTGHVAVVTTVRTERDHGGVARQVFLATGPLAFLPLTVAGDARYCSIVWSTTPREAERLTALAPAALGRELESAFEARLGAVEVVDRALAVPLTQRHAEHYVQPGFALVGDAAHSIHPLAGQGVNLGLMDAAVLAEELLAARRRGIALGEPRMLERYARRRRGDNAAMLALMDGFRLLFGTSHPAVTLLRNLGLSGVDRLTPVKRLLMQQAIGQRGTLPSSCR